A single window of Candidatus Nezhaarchaeales archaeon DNA harbors:
- the ppcB gene encoding phenylphosphate carboxylase subunit beta, with product MPYKDLRDFIARLEGEGELRRVKAEVDWYLEMAHIAKMNEEKDGPALLFENVKGYKTPVFASALTTTSRLALAMEMPKTSILPQLTKEWVERTKPDKLIPPKWVKEGKAPCKENVDEGDKVDLTKFPVPHLYPRDGGRYFGTAVCVITKDPESGWVNIGTYRLQLLDRQTLGTQFIPGKHADLMLKKYAERKEPMPVAVCVGVDPIIFLVSASRLPAERSEYDYAGALRRSPVEVVKGETVDLPIPIGAEIVVEGEVDASAFRDEGPFGEYTGYYSGLGAVKRNFIKVNCVTYRDNPIFWMTSVGRPVTDTHMVMALTYTASLWSELEEMKIPGIKAVYCPPEAAGRYIAIISVKQMYPGHSIQVGTAAISTEMGAYGLKTVIVVDDDIDPSDLSRVLWALSVRYQPYRSTEIIKRGRSTPLDPSLPIDPEARLITSRIIIDATIPYEWRQKPVPVELDKAVVEKVKSRWKELFP from the coding sequence ATGCCTTATAAGGACCTTCGAGACTTTATAGCCAGGCTTGAGGGTGAAGGGGAGCTACGGAGGGTAAAAGCCGAGGTCGACTGGTACTTAGAGATGGCCCACATAGCCAAAATGAACGAGGAGAAGGATGGACCCGCACTCCTCTTCGAGAACGTTAAAGGCTATAAAACCCCGGTTTTCGCTAGCGCCCTTACCACGACAAGTAGGCTTGCATTAGCAATGGAAATGCCTAAAACAAGCATTTTACCGCAGCTCACCAAGGAATGGGTTGAAAGAACCAAGCCTGATAAGCTAATACCCCCGAAATGGGTTAAGGAGGGTAAAGCTCCTTGCAAGGAGAACGTAGACGAAGGTGATAAGGTTGACCTCACTAAGTTTCCGGTTCCACACCTATACCCTCGCGATGGAGGACGCTACTTCGGAACCGCTGTCTGCGTTATAACCAAGGATCCTGAAAGCGGCTGGGTTAACATAGGGACCTATAGGCTTCAACTACTCGATAGGCAAACCTTAGGTACACAGTTCATCCCGGGTAAACACGCAGACTTAATGTTAAAGAAGTACGCTGAGCGAAAGGAGCCCATGCCGGTGGCGGTATGCGTAGGCGTGGACCCCATAATATTCTTGGTCTCCGCTTCAAGGTTGCCTGCCGAGCGCTCAGAGTACGACTACGCTGGAGCGCTTAGGCGTTCACCAGTCGAGGTGGTTAAAGGTGAAACGGTGGATCTACCAATACCCATCGGGGCCGAGATCGTCGTCGAAGGAGAGGTGGATGCCTCGGCCTTTAGGGATGAGGGGCCCTTCGGCGAGTACACGGGCTACTATTCAGGGCTTGGCGCAGTTAAAAGGAACTTCATAAAGGTTAACTGCGTTACCTATAGGGATAACCCGATCTTCTGGATGACCAGCGTAGGTAGGCCTGTAACCGATACCCACATGGTTATGGCGTTAACCTATACCGCCTCCCTCTGGAGCGAGCTTGAGGAGATGAAGATACCAGGCATTAAGGCTGTATACTGTCCTCCCGAAGCCGCCGGCCGCTACATAGCCATAATATCTGTTAAGCAGATGTACCCGGGCCATTCAATCCAGGTTGGGACGGCGGCCATATCGACCGAGATGGGCGCCTATGGGCTTAAAACCGTTATAGTCGTCGACGACGACATAGATCCATCCGACCTATCAAGGGTGCTGTGGGCTTTAAGTGTTAGATACCAGCCCTACAGGAGTACCGAGATAATTAAGCGCGGTAGATCCACACCACTCGACCCATCGCTACCAATAGACCCGGAGGCTAGGTTAATAACCTCGAGGATTATAATCGACGCCACCATACCCTACGAGTGGAGGCAGAAGCCAGTACCCGTAGAACTAGATAAGGCAGTAGTGGAGAAGGTTAAATCAAGGTGGAAGGAACTCTTCCCGTAG
- a CDS encoding molybdopterin-dependent oxidoreductase — MSEVYVGKAICWWCKPKCFVDVKRSKYGDLIDAGPSPRADCPRWRSFKEWFHHPKRLRYPLKRVGERGEARWKPTSWDEALDEVASKIKEVISKYGPEAVAVTHGTCRTYEEFRYRFLNLLGSPNQVGQAHICHGNSATVALAVLGWFPWWYPGENLTYSRCIMLVGRNPPPAHQTIWDAIREAKKKGAKLIVVDPRRSEAARNADLWLQVRPGTDVALLLSMMNVIIEEGLYDKGFVGKWCYGFDRLHERVKQYPPDKAAEITWVPAEKIVEAARTFAANKPAVAIEGMGAAHQYNAHSVIHACHIITALTGSIDIPGGYQLAGPNPKLITEHEMELPNALPPERRKKQIGSDRFKLESWPGYELIQGNVEKVWGKRGDLQAYTCLANAPLLYRAIITSKPYPVKALITMSSNPMVTQANVKLVYEALKNLDLYVVVDYFLTPSAELADYVFPAASWLERPTLYEFRTNSPSIKACEAVLPASKPGEYERRTDYEFWRGLAVRLGQGEYWPWRAVEEVYDYRLKPLGYSSFKEFIEKTGGIYAPPPEYKKYEKMGFGTPTRKIEFYSTIMEKLGYDPLPYYKEPPESPISTPELAKEYPFILITGGRFLPYFHSEHRQIESFRRIYPWPRVEIHPEAAAKLGISDGDWTWIETKKGRIMQKAKLFDGIHPNVVHAQHGWWYPEMPGEEPYLHGVWISNVNVLTDDDPDKWCDEVLGCWTLRGFLCKVYKVSDEEWNPEKKGLPKPKEFKELFKLE; from the coding sequence GTGAGTGAAGTATACGTAGGGAAAGCTATTTGCTGGTGGTGTAAGCCGAAGTGCTTCGTTGACGTGAAGAGGTCTAAGTACGGCGACCTTATCGATGCCGGCCCTTCGCCTAGGGCTGACTGCCCTCGATGGCGCTCCTTTAAGGAGTGGTTCCACCATCCTAAAAGGCTTAGGTACCCGTTGAAAAGGGTAGGCGAAAGAGGTGAAGCCAGGTGGAAGCCGACGTCGTGGGACGAAGCACTAGACGAAGTAGCCTCCAAGATTAAGGAGGTCATTAGTAAGTACGGCCCCGAAGCCGTAGCGGTAACCCACGGTACCTGTAGAACCTACGAAGAGTTTAGGTACCGCTTCCTTAACCTCCTCGGTAGCCCTAACCAGGTTGGCCAGGCCCATATATGCCACGGTAATTCGGCCACGGTTGCATTAGCAGTATTAGGCTGGTTCCCATGGTGGTACCCAGGCGAGAACTTAACGTATTCTCGATGCATAATGCTAGTAGGTAGGAACCCTCCACCTGCCCATCAAACAATCTGGGACGCGATTAGGGAGGCTAAGAAGAAGGGCGCTAAGTTAATAGTTGTAGACCCTAGGAGGAGTGAAGCCGCTAGAAACGCCGATCTATGGCTACAGGTAAGGCCCGGTACGGATGTAGCGTTGCTACTATCCATGATGAACGTGATCATAGAGGAGGGGCTCTACGATAAAGGGTTCGTGGGGAAATGGTGCTACGGCTTCGATAGGCTTCATGAACGCGTTAAGCAGTATCCGCCGGATAAGGCCGCTGAGATAACCTGGGTTCCAGCCGAGAAGATAGTTGAAGCCGCTAGAACCTTCGCGGCAAATAAGCCAGCGGTAGCTATCGAAGGGATGGGCGCCGCGCATCAGTATAATGCCCACTCAGTAATACACGCCTGTCACATTATAACCGCCTTAACCGGGAGCATCGACATACCTGGAGGCTATCAGCTAGCTGGCCCTAACCCTAAATTGATAACCGAGCACGAAATGGAGCTTCCTAACGCTTTACCCCCTGAACGGCGTAAAAAGCAGATAGGATCAGATAGGTTTAAGCTAGAGTCATGGCCAGGCTACGAGCTTATACAGGGCAACGTGGAGAAGGTATGGGGTAAGCGCGGAGACCTACAAGCCTATACGTGCCTAGCTAACGCACCCCTACTCTACAGGGCTATAATCACTAGTAAGCCTTACCCCGTTAAGGCCTTAATAACTATGTCCAGCAACCCGATGGTCACTCAGGCGAACGTTAAGCTAGTGTATGAAGCCTTAAAGAACCTAGACCTCTACGTAGTGGTTGACTACTTCCTAACACCTAGCGCTGAGCTAGCCGACTACGTCTTCCCGGCCGCTTCCTGGCTTGAAAGACCTACCCTCTACGAGTTTAGAACAAACTCTCCTAGTATTAAAGCATGCGAGGCGGTATTACCGGCTAGTAAGCCCGGTGAATACGAAAGGCGTACGGACTACGAGTTCTGGAGGGGCTTAGCAGTAAGGCTTGGACAGGGTGAATACTGGCCTTGGAGGGCCGTTGAGGAAGTATACGACTATAGGCTTAAGCCCCTAGGCTATTCATCCTTCAAGGAGTTCATCGAGAAGACCGGCGGCATATACGCTCCTCCACCCGAGTATAAGAAGTACGAGAAGATGGGGTTCGGCACCCCGACTAGGAAGATCGAGTTTTACTCCACCATCATGGAGAAGCTAGGCTACGACCCACTCCCCTACTATAAGGAGCCTCCCGAAAGCCCCATTAGTACTCCGGAGCTAGCTAAGGAGTATCCGTTCATACTGATAACCGGCGGTAGGTTCCTACCCTACTTCCACTCCGAGCACCGTCAAATCGAGTCCTTTAGGAGGATATACCCATGGCCTAGAGTCGAGATACACCCTGAAGCGGCGGCTAAACTAGGGATAAGTGATGGCGACTGGACGTGGATTGAAACAAAGAAGGGTAGGATCATGCAGAAAGCTAAGCTATTCGACGGCATCCACCCCAACGTAGTTCATGCGCAACACGGTTGGTGGTACCCTGAAATGCCTGGTGAGGAACCATACCTTCACGGCGTTTGGATCTCCAACGTAAACGTTCTAACCGATGACGATCCCGATAAGTGGTGCGACGAAGTGCTAGGCTGCTGGACTCTTAGAGGCTTCCTATGTAAGGTGTACAAAGTATCGGACGAAGAATGGAACCCTGAGAAAAAAGGCTTACCTAAACCAAAGGAGTTTAAAGAACTCTTTAAACTCGAGTAG
- a CDS encoding winged helix-turn-helix domain-containing protein, producing the protein MSEVRYKDLGETLFVKMLGYSPKLRILDIFLDNPYFDFSKSEVVRELGMSKQTFYKNFKDLEELEIVKPSRNIGRATLYRINTEHPLVKRLNEVSLQIAEKEAGKMRVPAKNLVFHIRSSLFIHLSAYSEKYLDPLFSKLSENSAENS; encoded by the coding sequence ATGTCGGAAGTAAGGTACAAGGATCTCGGGGAAACCCTTTTCGTAAAGATGTTAGGCTACTCACCTAAGCTAAGAATATTAGATATTTTCCTAGATAACCCATACTTTGACTTCAGCAAGAGCGAGGTTGTAAGAGAGTTAGGAATGAGCAAGCAAACTTTCTACAAGAACTTCAAAGACCTTGAGGAGTTAGAAATAGTTAAGCCTTCAAGAAACATAGGAAGAGCAACGCTATACAGGATAAATACAGAGCATCCATTAGTGAAAAGGCTGAATGAGGTTTCATTACAAATAGCAGAGAAAGAAGCTGGGAAGATGCGGGTACCAGCAAAAAACCTAGTTTTCCACATTCGCTCATCTCTATTTATACATCTGTCTGCATATTCGGAAAAATATCTTGATCCCCTATTCTCAAAATTGTCAGAGAACTCGGCTGAAAACTCTTGA
- a CDS encoding flavin reductase family protein: protein MVKLEVKRLWEFFRLLYPCQVVFITCYANGRSNVMTSSALPVSFKPPLLAVSIAPTRYSYHLIRMGREFVVNIPSASLMEKALLCGMTSGRGMDKFKELALTPAKARLVAAPIIQECIAHLECRLVKEVEAGDHVLFIGEVLTAYAEADLVSEDDDGILVWNLEKANLLLHVGGRIFTVPGKPVKALTAYSFFTRFN from the coding sequence ATGGTTAAGCTCGAGGTTAAAAGGTTATGGGAGTTTTTCCGCCTACTCTACCCATGTCAGGTGGTGTTTATCACTTGTTATGCTAACGGTAGGTCGAACGTCATGACGTCGTCGGCCCTACCGGTATCCTTTAAGCCCCCGCTTTTAGCCGTAAGTATAGCTCCAACTAGGTATTCCTATCACCTCATAAGGATGGGTAGGGAGTTCGTAGTCAATATTCCATCGGCTAGCTTAATGGAGAAAGCCTTACTCTGCGGTATGACCTCCGGGAGGGGGATGGATAAGTTTAAGGAGCTAGCTTTAACCCCTGCTAAAGCTAGATTGGTGGCCGCTCCGATTATTCAGGAGTGTATAGCTCATTTAGAGTGTAGGTTGGTTAAGGAGGTGGAGGCGGGTGATCACGTACTGTTTATCGGTGAGGTACTTACGGCTTACGCTGAAGCGGATCTAGTAAGTGAGGACGATGACGGTATACTGGTTTGGAACTTGGAGAAGGCTAATTTACTACTACACGTAGGAGGGAGGATTTTCACCGTTCCCGGGAAACCCGTGAAGGCTTTAACCGCGTACTCATTCTTTACTAGGTTTAATTAA
- a CDS encoding UbiX family flavin prenyltransferase translates to MRIVVGISGASGIIYGVRLLQALKELNVEVHLTMTNLAVKIAKLEEDIDREDIVKLAAYYYDVDDLTAPIASGSFTHDGMVIAPCSMKTLAGIANGYADNLLLRAADVTLKEGRKLILVPRETPLSVIHLRNMLTLAEAGVIILPAMPAFYGRPKSIKDLVDYVVGRVLDQLKIRHKLYERWGGPRV, encoded by the coding sequence ATGAGGATAGTGGTCGGTATTTCGGGGGCTAGCGGCATTATCTACGGGGTTAGGTTATTGCAGGCTTTAAAGGAGTTAAACGTGGAAGTACATTTAACCATGACTAACTTAGCTGTAAAGATCGCTAAGCTTGAAGAGGATATCGACAGGGAGGATATCGTTAAGCTAGCGGCTTACTACTACGATGTTGACGACTTAACGGCTCCTATAGCGAGCGGCTCCTTTACGCACGACGGGATGGTTATAGCTCCGTGTAGTATGAAAACGTTAGCCGGAATAGCTAATGGCTACGCTGACAACTTACTATTGAGGGCTGCCGACGTAACCTTAAAGGAGGGGAGGAAGCTTATCTTAGTGCCGAGGGAAACGCCGTTAAGCGTAATCCACTTAAGGAACATGTTAACACTAGCGGAAGCCGGAGTAATCATACTGCCAGCTATGCCAGCGTTTTACGGTAGGCCGAAGAGCATTAAAGACCTGGTAGACTACGTGGTAGGACGCGTACTAGACCAGTTAAAGATACGGCATAAGCTATATGAAAGGTGGGGAGGTCCACGCGTTTAG
- a CDS encoding Tm-1-like ATP-binding domain-containing protein, giving the protein MKNVVIVGTLDTKGAEILYLKDLILKRGHNALVMDLSMGRELRLKGEITPEEVAKAAGVDIEEVRALADRGQRLKASELMVKGAIEKVKQLYAEGKLHGIVALGGHTATVTGTTIMRALPFGVPKLMISSTAGMPAYVAQYIGTNDVMLLHSVLDIAGLNDFIKNVLERGAGAICGAIETVTTTTAALLTKKEKPLIAITEFGFSEKCCTKVKELLKQKGYEVIAFHAQGVGDRAMEDLLRQGYFDGVIDVVPAGVSENLFKGNRDAGPNRLEAAGERGLPQVVTPCGFEMISCGPYPERTKQIVPDYEKRKMALIDPLRAQARTTAEELKKVAKVVAEKLNKAKGPVKFLIPLKGWSSLSRPGGPLHEPETDMVFVEELRKQLKPEIEVRLIDAELNDPSFAEEVFKAFEEAFKQAVKKP; this is encoded by the coding sequence ATGAAGAACGTGGTGATCGTTGGAACCCTTGATACTAAGGGGGCTGAAATTCTCTACTTAAAGGACCTCATATTGAAGCGGGGGCATAACGCCTTAGTGATGGATTTAAGCATGGGGCGCGAACTTAGACTTAAAGGTGAAATCACGCCGGAGGAGGTAGCTAAGGCTGCCGGCGTGGATATAGAGGAGGTTAGGGCTTTAGCGGATAGGGGGCAGAGGCTTAAAGCCAGCGAGCTAATGGTTAAAGGCGCTATTGAAAAGGTTAAGCAGCTTTACGCGGAGGGTAAGCTACATGGTATAGTCGCGCTCGGAGGCCATACCGCTACGGTAACCGGTACTACGATTATGAGGGCTTTACCCTTCGGCGTCCCGAAACTTATGATATCCAGCACGGCCGGTATGCCGGCCTACGTAGCGCAGTACATAGGTACTAACGACGTAATGCTGCTTCATTCAGTGCTAGATATAGCTGGTTTAAACGACTTCATAAAGAACGTCCTCGAACGTGGAGCTGGAGCAATCTGCGGCGCTATCGAAACCGTAACGACTACTACGGCCGCCCTACTAACTAAGAAGGAGAAGCCGCTAATAGCCATAACGGAGTTCGGTTTCTCGGAGAAATGCTGTACGAAGGTTAAGGAACTACTTAAGCAGAAGGGCTACGAGGTAATAGCGTTCCACGCTCAAGGAGTAGGGGATAGGGCTATGGAGGACCTCTTAAGGCAAGGCTACTTCGACGGCGTCATAGACGTCGTACCGGCGGGCGTTAGCGAAAACCTATTTAAAGGTAATAGGGATGCCGGCCCGAATAGGCTTGAGGCAGCCGGGGAAAGGGGGTTACCGCAGGTAGTAACGCCCTGCGGCTTTGAAATGATAAGCTGCGGGCCCTACCCGGAGAGGACGAAGCAAATAGTTCCAGACTACGAGAAGAGGAAGATGGCGTTAATAGATCCGTTAAGGGCTCAAGCGAGAACAACGGCTGAAGAGTTGAAGAAGGTGGCTAAAGTGGTAGCTGAAAAGCTTAATAAGGCTAAAGGCCCCGTTAAGTTCCTAATACCGCTTAAAGGCTGGTCGTCGCTATCTAGGCCCGGCGGTCCACTACATGAACCTGAGACCGATATGGTTTTCGTAGAGGAATTAAGGAAGCAGTTAAAGCCCGAGATTGAAGTAAGGCTAATCGACGCCGAGCTTAATGACCCCAGCTTCGCTGAAGAAGTGTTTAAAGCGTTTGAAGAAGCCTTTAAACAAGCAGTTAAAAAGCCTTAA
- a CDS encoding helix-turn-helix domain-containing protein — MRNRDEKVVECLMRLGLPAAEAKLYAFLLKSPGLNLRQISEHLKISIPRVYKLIANLKSRGLMISSPRQRSKAYFVVPPAVAASVLTKGFEEKFYTALNLKDELVREVKVLGQPCFNDYSLFEYTNRHAIIHTLKNLIEESRGELMSIMTAGCLIRSVYLFKDEIRSATSRGVKVFILAPFSKAPYGVMLEAMRWGECREVEEVEAKVLLKDSEEAFLTPAKEALNEGDAYEYGVHIRNRSIVNVLRRMFTFLWHSSQPITPQRLRDEVGAKVGVSKATLKA; from the coding sequence GTGCGCAATCGCGATGAGAAGGTCGTCGAATGCTTAATGAGGCTGGGCCTTCCAGCTGCTGAAGCTAAGCTATACGCGTTCCTACTTAAAAGCCCGGGGCTTAACTTAAGGCAGATTAGCGAGCACCTTAAAATCTCGATTCCTAGGGTGTACAAGCTTATCGCCAACCTTAAGTCGAGGGGGTTAATGATTAGCTCACCGCGCCAAAGGTCTAAAGCCTACTTCGTAGTGCCCCCAGCCGTAGCTGCATCGGTTCTAACTAAGGGTTTTGAGGAGAAGTTCTATACGGCCTTAAACCTAAAGGACGAGTTAGTAAGGGAGGTTAAAGTACTGGGTCAACCGTGCTTTAACGACTACTCCCTCTTCGAGTACACGAATAGGCACGCGATTATCCATACGCTGAAGAACCTTATTGAGGAGAGTAGGGGCGAGCTTATGAGCATTATGACGGCCGGCTGCCTTATACGATCCGTGTACCTGTTTAAGGATGAAATTAGGAGTGCTACGTCGCGAGGTGTAAAAGTATTCATCCTCGCGCCCTTCTCCAAAGCCCCCTACGGGGTTATGCTCGAGGCTATGAGGTGGGGGGAGTGCAGGGAGGTTGAAGAGGTTGAAGCTAAGGTACTACTAAAAGACTCTGAAGAAGCGTTTTTAACGCCGGCTAAAGAAGCGCTTAACGAGGGGGATGCCTATGAGTATGGAGTACACATACGGAACAGGAGCATTGTTAACGTTTTAAGGAGGATGTTTACCTTCCTATGGCATTCCTCCCAACCCATAACCCCTCAACGCCTAAGGGATGAGGTAGGGGCTAAAGTAGGAGTAAGTAAAGCTACGCTGAAAGCCTAA
- a CDS encoding NUDIX domain-containing protein, with translation MIFEVIVRALIHDGEGRILIGRKRRDIPHPLQGRWHFIGGRLEYDEDPWNAVVREVEEEVGIKVRPVRLIDAYPEFLVWPMESGIPSQYTLHLVFECMATTLETVKPSDDVEEAKWIRVEELRDYLDDRESLLRSSRVVSFIELLKGRGDAMPLSSIEGLGDR, from the coding sequence ATGATCTTCGAAGTTATAGTTAGGGCCTTAATCCATGATGGTGAAGGGAGAATCCTCATAGGTAGGAAGAGGCGGGATATACCTCACCCCCTTCAAGGCCGATGGCATTTTATAGGTGGAAGACTGGAGTACGATGAAGACCCTTGGAACGCCGTAGTAAGGGAGGTTGAAGAGGAGGTTGGGATTAAGGTGCGCCCGGTTAGGCTGATAGACGCCTACCCCGAATTCTTGGTTTGGCCGATGGAAAGCGGTATACCCTCCCAGTATACTTTACATTTAGTCTTTGAATGTATGGCTACTACGCTGGAAACAGTTAAACCTAGCGATGACGTGGAGGAGGCTAAATGGATTAGAGTTGAGGAGTTAAGGGACTATCTAGATGATAGAGAATCGTTGCTTCGTTCAAGTAGGGTGGTTAGCTTTATAGAGTTATTGAAGGGGCGGGGCGATGCCATGCCTTTAAGCAGTATAGAGGGGTTGGGGGATCGTTAA
- a CDS encoding sugar phosphate isomerase/epimerase translates to MKLGVSILPFIDKPFKEAVSFISEAGVTHLELLDEARIRLNKERIRVLEQLKSTLNLNYTLHAPFVDINVASFNPYMRLAALRYLESSLHHASKLECAIWVLHAGYYPHPKTVKRAYEISLKSIEYLARKAEGLGLTVAVENGSTDFNYLFVKAEDFERYFQRLEGLNNVKVCLDVGHANTAGQINEFLKRLSSRIAHVHVHDNHGSSDEHLPLYEGNVDWKGFLTELSRLGFEGVVVVETMSNPLKSLQLLESLL, encoded by the coding sequence GTGAAGCTAGGCGTCTCCATACTACCCTTCATAGATAAACCCTTTAAAGAGGCCGTTAGCTTCATCAGCGAGGCCGGAGTAACGCATCTAGAGCTACTGGATGAAGCTAGGATTAGGCTAAATAAGGAAAGGATAAGGGTTCTAGAGCAGCTTAAATCCACGCTTAACCTAAACTATACGCTTCACGCGCCCTTCGTAGATATAAACGTAGCTTCGTTCAACCCATACATGAGGCTGGCCGCCTTAAGGTATTTAGAGTCATCGCTCCATCACGCTAGTAAGTTGGAATGCGCGATCTGGGTATTACACGCCGGTTATTATCCGCATCCGAAGACGGTTAAGCGGGCTTACGAGATAAGCTTAAAGTCGATAGAATACCTAGCTAGGAAGGCTGAGGGGCTAGGTTTAACTGTAGCGGTTGAAAACGGCTCTACGGATTTCAACTACCTCTTCGTTAAAGCCGAGGATTTTGAAAGGTATTTTCAAAGGCTTGAAGGGCTTAATAACGTTAAGGTATGCCTTGACGTAGGGCACGCGAATACAGCTGGCCAGATTAATGAGTTCTTAAAGCGTTTATCGAGTCGGATAGCTCACGTACACGTACACGATAACCATGGATCCTCCGATGAACATCTACCGTTATATGAGGGGAACGTGGATTGGAAGGGGTTTCTAACCGAGCTTTCACGTTTAGGCTTTGAAGGGGTTGTGGTCGTTGAAACTATGAGTAATCCCCTTAAGAGCCTTCAACTCCTAGAAAGCCTACTGTAA
- a CDS encoding acyl-CoA synthetase gives MSLIEKYGPPKEMWPRFKLDFPEAKTWPAKLNIAEILVDENARKGYGGKAAILIDERRITYGELQLMVNRFGNALKSLGVEVGDRVMLRLPNIPEFVVSSLAAQKIGAISVPTFTLLRAKEISYIANDCEAKILITTPPLLEEVEKVKDELKTVRHVVLAGVKPSEVKDPYIAFDDLMDRFKDATKLDPVRVDQDEIALLLYTSGTTGPPKGCIHTHRHYLAIADCYAKNVLMANEKDVWGGPPTMAFAYGHTGLIGNPLRHGATASLIGPRRFDPILMFELIEKHRISILYAVPTAYRAMVALKEERKKYDFSSLRVCVTAGEPCPPSLYHEVKGFFGCEVLEHIGCTELLDGFISSRFGQIKPGSMGLPVPGYDVRVFNDEGREQPVGEVGHLAVIGPVGIRYWRKPEKQAESVKDGWNYTGDVCYRDADGFFWFVSRSDDIIKTAAYRVSPHEVEEVLVKHPAIAEAGVIGVPDPERGQAIKAFIVLKPGYEASDKLKEEIRGFVKGLIAPYKAPKEIEFVTELPKTETGKIKRVELRRKELERR, from the coding sequence TTGTCGTTAATCGAGAAGTACGGCCCCCCGAAGGAGATGTGGCCGAGGTTTAAACTGGACTTCCCCGAGGCTAAAACTTGGCCTGCTAAGCTCAACATAGCCGAGATCCTGGTAGACGAAAACGCTAGGAAGGGGTATGGGGGTAAGGCAGCTATCCTAATCGACGAACGTAGGATAACCTACGGCGAGCTTCAGTTAATGGTGAATAGGTTCGGCAACGCCTTAAAAAGCCTAGGCGTTGAAGTCGGAGACCGCGTAATGTTAAGGCTCCCTAACATACCTGAGTTCGTAGTAAGTAGCTTAGCAGCCCAAAAGATAGGCGCTATAAGCGTCCCGACGTTCACCCTACTTAGAGCTAAGGAGATTTCATACATAGCTAACGACTGTGAAGCTAAAATCCTCATTACGACCCCACCCCTACTTGAAGAAGTTGAAAAAGTTAAGGACGAGCTTAAAACGGTTAGACACGTAGTATTAGCAGGGGTTAAGCCAAGCGAGGTTAAGGATCCGTACATAGCCTTCGACGACCTCATGGATAGGTTTAAGGACGCTACGAAGCTAGACCCCGTTCGCGTCGATCAGGATGAAATCGCACTACTACTATACACGTCGGGTACCACTGGGCCTCCTAAAGGTTGTATTCATACGCATAGGCACTACTTAGCCATAGCCGATTGTTACGCGAAGAACGTTTTAATGGCCAATGAAAAGGATGTATGGGGAGGCCCACCCACCATGGCCTTCGCCTACGGACATACGGGGTTGATAGGCAACCCCCTCCGTCATGGAGCGACGGCATCGTTAATAGGGCCTAGGAGGTTTGACCCCATACTCATGTTCGAGCTCATAGAGAAGCATAGGATATCGATCCTCTACGCCGTTCCTACGGCCTATAGGGCCATGGTGGCCTTAAAGGAGGAACGTAAAAAATACGACTTCAGCTCGCTTAGGGTTTGTGTAACCGCCGGTGAACCCTGTCCTCCTTCATTATACCATGAGGTAAAGGGGTTCTTCGGCTGCGAAGTCCTCGAGCATATCGGTTGTACGGAGCTCCTCGACGGCTTCATATCATCGAGGTTCGGACAAATCAAGCCGGGCTCCATGGGACTCCCAGTGCCAGGCTACGATGTAAGGGTGTTTAACGATGAAGGTAGAGAGCAACCCGTAGGCGAAGTTGGACATCTAGCGGTAATAGGCCCCGTAGGAATAAGGTACTGGAGGAAGCCTGAGAAGCAAGCGGAATCCGTTAAGGATGGATGGAACTATACAGGCGACGTGTGTTATAGGGACGCGGATGGCTTCTTCTGGTTTGTTAGTAGGAGTGACGACATAATAAAGACGGCGGCCTATAGGGTATCCCCTCACGAGGTTGAAGAGGTCCTGGTGAAGCATCCAGCTATAGCTGAAGCCGGCGTCATAGGTGTACCGGACCCTGAACGTGGACAAGCGATTAAAGCCTTCATAGTGTTAAAACCCGGCTATGAAGCAAGCGATAAACTAAAGGAGGAGATAAGGGGCTTCGTTAAAGGTTTGATAGCGCCCTACAAAGCCCCTAAAGAAATAGAGTTCGTTACCGAACTACCAAAGACCGAAACTGGGAAAATTAAAAGGGTTGAACTTAGGAGAAAGGAGCTTGAAAGAAGGTAG